The following proteins are encoded in a genomic region of Sulfoacidibacillus ferrooxidans:
- a CDS encoding transposase, giving the protein MGAKQTRYSDECKAMIVELYRNGKTPSEITNEYGLCKMALYQWVNERKEITVENDTVTSLDIKTFKNRIRELEEENEILKKAMTIFAKR; this is encoded by the coding sequence ATGGGAGCAAAACAAACTAGGTATTCTGATGAATGTAAGGCGATGATTGTTGAACTCTATCGCAATGGGAAGACGCCATCAGAAATCACGAACGAATATGGTCTATGTAAAATGGCGCTTTATCAATGGGTTAATGAGCGTAAGGAAATCACTGTAGAGAATGATACGGTGACATCCCTGGATATCAAGACATTCAAGAATCGCATTCGGGAACTAGAAGAGGAAAATGAAATATTAAAAAAGGCTATGACCATATTCGCCAAAAGGTAA
- a CDS encoding transposase, translating into MDKSCVLSALNQAVTTQRPEHGVILHSDRGSQYTSHEYREKLLSLGIRQSFSSKGCPYDNAPIESFHAILKKEMVYRTVFKSYEDAKP; encoded by the coding sequence ATGGATAAGAGTTGTGTACTATCCGCTCTGAATCAGGCAGTCACGACGCAGAGACCGGAACATGGGGTCATCCTCCACTCAGACCGAGGGAGTCAGTATACAAGTCATGAGTACCGAGAGAAACTGCTTAGTCTGGGCATCCGTCAATCGTTTTCATCCAAAGGGTGTCCCTACGACAACGCACCTATCGAAAGTTTTCATGCCATCTTGAAAAAAGAGATGGTCTACAGAACCGTATTCAAATCCTACGAAGACGCAAAACCATAG
- a CDS encoding transposase, producing MNTVQDGYCYLASIMDLAINKIIGWCFSKTMDRSCVLSTLHQAITTQRPLKGVILHSDRGSQYTSHEYREELIQQGFRPSFSATGCPYDNAPIESFHAISKN from the coding sequence TTGAACACGGTTCAAGACGGTTATTGTTATCTGGCCTCCATCATGGACTTAGCCATAAACAAAATAATTGGATGGTGTTTTAGCAAAACCATGGATAGATCCTGTGTATTGTCAACTCTACACCAAGCGATAACGACACAGCGGCCTCTCAAGGGCGTGATTCTTCACTCGGATCGAGGGAGCCAGTATACGAGTCACGAGTACCGTGAAGAACTGATTCAGCAAGGATTTCGACCATCTTTTTCAGCTACAGGATGTCCCTACGACAATGCGCCAATCGAAAGTTTTCATGCTATTTCGAAAAATTAA
- a CDS encoding type I restriction endonuclease subunit R, with protein sequence MKSEQQIEEEFIEKIRNLKYIHREDIRDKAALESNFKEHFERLNRVKLSDAEFARLRDSVITADVFTAAKTLREINTFKRDDDTPLQYTLVNIKDWCKNEFEVINQLRINTDNSNHRYDVIILINGVPVVQVELKSLQITPKRAMEQIVEYKNDPGNGYTNSLLCFMQLFIVSNESNTYYFANNPKEHFSFNADERFLPIYQLADQENNKITHLHDFSDKFLPKCTLGQLISRYMVLVVSEQKLMIMRPYQIYAVKAIMDCIDQNRGNGYIWHTTGSGKTLTSFKTSTLLKDNPEIEKCLFVVDRKDLDRQTRLEFNKFQEGCVEENTNTESLVKRLTSDDYRDKVIVTTIQKLGLALDEDSKRNQEKKKRGEPTYKDRLAKLSDKRIAIIFDECHRSQFGDNHAAIKNFFPKAQLFGFTGTPIFEENAMYKEVNGDFGSYITTKDVFEKELHAYTITNAIDDRNVLRFHIDYFKPEDVKKAAKASDSVSKKAIVEAILSKHDAVTNDRRYNAIFATASINDAIEYFELFKSLQEEHKKNEGECFKPLNIACVFSPPAEGNKDVRQLQEDLQQEKADNEQEPEKKKAALKNIIDNYNKQFGTNHSINEFDLYYQDMQKRIKDQKYPNSDYSHVNKIDITIVVDMLLTGFDSKYLNTLYVDKNLKQHGLIQAFSRTNRVLNDTKPYGNILDFKGQEKDVDEAIALFSGKENSSRAKEIWLVDPAPVVVEKLDKAVAELEKFMESQGLECKPEQVNNLKGDAARGEFINKFKEVQRLKTQLDQYTDIKEEQAAKIEELLPEDTMRAFRGVYIEMAQMLKTQQGKDFKDKDPAVDQLDFEFVLFSSAIIDYDYIMSLISKYTQQNVPKKEKMSRDQLISLLSSNSNMLEEREDIIAYISSLEAGKGLDEKEIKAGYHKFREEKVSKQMTAIANKHGVDSAALQTFVNEIIGRMIFDGEKLSDLLESLELGWRDRTKKELELMDDLIPLLKKLASGRVIMGLNAYE encoded by the coding sequence ATGAAATCTGAACAGCAAATAGAGGAAGAGTTTATTGAAAAAATTCGTAATTTAAAATACATACATCGAGAAGACATTCGAGATAAAGCAGCACTTGAATCTAATTTTAAAGAGCATTTTGAAAGATTAAATCGTGTAAAGTTAAGCGATGCTGAGTTTGCACGCCTCAGGGATAGTGTTATCACAGCGGATGTATTTACTGCAGCCAAAACTTTACGAGAAATCAACACCTTCAAGCGTGATGATGACACGCCCCTACAATACACTCTTGTAAATATTAAGGACTGGTGTAAAAACGAATTTGAAGTAATAAACCAGTTGCGCATTAACACGGATAATAGCAATCATCGTTATGATGTTATCATTCTCATCAATGGTGTCCCTGTTGTACAGGTTGAACTGAAGTCACTGCAAATCACACCTAAAAGAGCAATGGAGCAAATTGTAGAATATAAAAATGACCCAGGCAATGGTTATACAAACTCTTTGCTTTGCTTTATGCAGCTTTTTATCGTGAGTAATGAGAGTAATACATATTATTTCGCGAACAATCCCAAGGAGCACTTTAGTTTCAATGCAGACGAGCGTTTTTTGCCCATTTATCAGTTGGCAGACCAGGAAAATAATAAAATTACCCATCTTCATGACTTTTCTGATAAGTTTTTGCCAAAATGCACTCTCGGACAATTAATAAGTCGTTATATGGTTCTTGTGGTAAGTGAGCAAAAATTGATGATTATGCGTCCTTATCAGATTTACGCTGTTAAGGCAATAATGGATTGTATCGATCAGAATCGTGGCAACGGATATATCTGGCATACTACCGGAAGTGGAAAAACACTTACATCGTTTAAAACATCAACACTTTTGAAAGACAATCCTGAAATTGAGAAGTGTTTATTTGTCGTTGATCGAAAAGACCTTGATAGACAAACTCGATTGGAATTTAATAAATTTCAAGAGGGCTGCGTTGAAGAGAATACCAACACGGAAAGTTTAGTTAAACGGCTTACTTCGGATGATTATCGTGACAAAGTTATTGTTACCACCATTCAAAAACTTGGCCTTGCTCTTGATGAAGATAGCAAGCGTAATCAGGAGAAAAAGAAAAGGGGCGAACCAACCTATAAAGATCGCTTAGCCAAGCTCTCCGATAAACGTATTGCTATTATTTTTGATGAATGTCATCGTTCACAGTTTGGCGATAACCATGCAGCTATTAAAAACTTTTTTCCGAAAGCACAGCTTTTCGGCTTTACCGGAACGCCAATATTTGAAGAAAATGCAATGTACAAGGAAGTTAATGGTGATTTCGGTTCATATATTACAACAAAAGATGTTTTTGAAAAAGAATTGCATGCCTATACAATAACGAATGCCATTGATGACCGTAATGTGCTTCGTTTTCACATCGATTATTTTAAGCCGGAAGATGTCAAAAAAGCAGCAAAGGCTTCTGACAGTGTAAGTAAAAAAGCGATTGTCGAAGCAATACTATCTAAACACGATGCCGTTACTAATGATCGACGTTACAATGCGATTTTTGCCACAGCTTCTATCAATGATGCAATAGAATATTTTGAGCTCTTCAAGTCGTTACAAGAGGAACATAAAAAGAACGAGGGCGAATGCTTTAAGCCATTGAACATTGCCTGTGTTTTCTCTCCACCAGCCGAGGGGAATAAAGATGTCAGGCAGCTTCAAGAAGACCTACAGCAAGAAAAAGCTGATAATGAACAAGAGCCGGAAAAGAAAAAGGCTGCACTCAAAAACATCATTGATAACTATAATAAGCAGTTCGGCACAAATCACAGCATAAACGAATTTGATTTATACTATCAAGATATGCAAAAACGAATCAAAGACCAAAAATATCCTAATTCCGACTATTCGCATGTAAATAAAATTGATATCACTATTGTGGTGGACATGCTTTTAACTGGATTTGATTCTAAGTATCTAAACACCTTGTATGTTGATAAAAACTTAAAACAACATGGCTTAATTCAAGCATTTTCAAGAACAAATCGTGTTTTGAATGACACAAAGCCTTATGGTAATATTCTTGACTTTAAAGGGCAAGAAAAAGATGTAGATGAAGCAATAGCACTGTTCTCTGGAAAAGAAAACAGTAGCAGGGCGAAAGAAATTTGGCTTGTTGACCCGGCTCCTGTCGTGGTTGAAAAGCTGGATAAGGCAGTTGCCGAGCTTGAAAAATTTATGGAATCACAAGGATTAGAATGCAAACCAGAACAAGTCAACAACCTTAAAGGTGATGCCGCACGAGGTGAATTTATCAACAAATTTAAGGAAGTACAGCGCCTTAAAACACAGCTTGATCAATATACAGATATCAAAGAAGAGCAAGCAGCAAAAATTGAAGAACTGTTGCCAGAAGACACAATGCGTGCATTTCGTGGTGTATATATTGAAATGGCTCAAATGCTAAAAACACAACAAGGTAAAGATTTCAAGGATAAAGATCCAGCGGTAGATCAGCTCGATTTTGAGTTTGTTCTATTTTCCTCTGCTATAATAGATTACGACTACATCATGTCGTTGATTTCCAAATATACACAACAGAATGTACCGAAAAAAGAAAAAATGAGCCGTGATCAGCTCATTAGTTTACTTAGTTCCAATTCAAATATGCTGGAAGAGCGTGAAGATATTATTGCTTATATCAGCTCACTGGAAGCCGGAAAGGGATTGGATGAAAAGGAAATAAAGGCCGGATACCATAAATTCAGGGAGGAAAAAGTATCCAAACAAATGACGGCAATTGCAAATAAACATGGCGTTGACTCTGCAGCGTTGCAAACCTTTGTAAATGAAATTATAGGGCGTATGATTTTTGACGGTGAAAAATTAAGCGATTTACTAGAGTCGCTAGAGCTTGGCTGGAGAGACCGAACAAAGAAAGAACTGGAATTGATGGACGATTTAATTCCGTTGCTTAAAAAGCTTGCAAGCGGGCGTGTGATTATGGGGCTGAATGCGTATGAATAA
- a CDS encoding transposase — translation MLPSIRAHDQYQSFVLEQLRTHYSGGILMLVAKDWTFIEKFWLLDLSRTASLLNSQYATRGIQATDPADLLRAYLLMVQVGQTSITAWVDELRRVPLYAIISGFKPGHTPGVGTFYNLFARFWPLTSSHISGQIKPKRNKKPVKGKKGEKAPTTTPKKVERLVNRLLVRRPAPRALPTDILMSLFREQFVEVSAKLGLIGDVSALSVAGDGTPIRTAAFPRSKRICSCRVQGIQDCTCNRLYSQPDCNIGWDSHRNCHYFGYHLYMFTASDSHADLPLYPRLGPASRHDSVSLVVGIKEFEQYYPDWHWKRVLLDAAHDAMPFYRYFESKGTIPFIDLNKRQTGNKKYKDNISVSSSGVPICQKGLAMKDNGYDRSRGRRKYRCPLMQKGVCTCDAPCSNSPYGRCVYTYTKDNPRLFPPVARDSDMWKDVYKRRTSVERSNKREKVDYRLEAASHRSTKMWITRIFGIMMCQHLDAWHHEIDIDLKSTLLVA, via the coding sequence ATGTTACCTTCAATTCGTGCGCACGACCAGTACCAATCTTTCGTTCTCGAACAATTACGTACCCATTACTCTGGCGGCATTCTCATGCTTGTCGCCAAAGACTGGACATTCATCGAGAAGTTCTGGCTACTCGACCTCTCCCGCACTGCATCTTTATTGAATAGTCAGTACGCCACTCGGGGCATTCAAGCCACTGACCCCGCCGATCTGCTACGCGCTTACCTGCTCATGGTACAAGTCGGTCAGACCTCCATCACTGCTTGGGTTGACGAATTGCGACGGGTGCCGCTTTACGCCATCATCAGTGGTTTTAAGCCCGGTCATACACCTGGTGTCGGTACCTTTTATAACCTCTTCGCTCGTTTTTGGCCCCTAACTAGCTCTCATATCTCTGGCCAAATCAAACCAAAACGGAATAAGAAGCCAGTCAAAGGCAAGAAGGGTGAAAAAGCACCAACGACTACACCCAAAAAGGTAGAACGATTGGTCAATCGACTCCTTGTGCGCCGCCCTGCACCCAGAGCGTTACCTACCGACATCCTTATGTCGTTATTTCGCGAGCAGTTTGTAGAAGTCTCCGCAAAACTTGGACTCATAGGTGATGTGTCGGCGCTCTCGGTCGCTGGAGATGGAACACCGATTCGGACGGCTGCCTTTCCTCGCAGTAAGCGCATTTGCTCCTGTCGGGTGCAAGGAATCCAGGATTGCACCTGCAATCGCCTCTATTCACAACCCGATTGCAATATCGGCTGGGATAGCCATCGCAACTGCCATTACTTTGGCTACCATCTCTACATGTTCACCGCTTCCGACAGCCACGCAGACCTGCCACTGTACCCGAGACTTGGACCAGCCTCCCGCCATGACTCGGTCTCACTGGTCGTTGGCATCAAGGAGTTTGAACAGTATTATCCAGACTGGCATTGGAAGAGGGTATTACTCGACGCTGCACACGATGCCATGCCCTTTTACCGCTATTTTGAGTCCAAGGGTACCATCCCTTTCATCGACCTAAACAAGCGCCAAACGGGCAACAAGAAATACAAAGACAACATCTCAGTTTCGTCTTCGGGCGTACCCATTTGCCAAAAGGGTCTGGCCATGAAAGACAATGGCTACGACCGTAGCCGTGGGCGACGCAAGTATCGCTGCCCCTTGATGCAAAAGGGCGTCTGTACTTGTGATGCACCTTGTTCCAACTCGCCTTATGGTCGCTGCGTGTACACCTACACCAAGGACAATCCGCGTTTGTTTCCACCTGTGGCACGTGACAGCGACATGTGGAAGGATGTCTACAAACGTAGAACGTCAGTTGAGCGTTCCAACAAGCGGGAAAAGGTAGACTATAGACTTGAAGCCGCCAGCCATCGCAGTACCAAAATGTGGATCACGCGAATCTTCGGGATCATGATGTGTCAGCACCTGGATGCGTGGCATCACGAGATTGACATCGATCTGAAGTCGACTCTTTTGGTAGCCTGA
- a CDS encoding IS3 family transposase, whose product MVYKTIFTSYETALPQVFQYSEGRYNRNRIHSALGYKTPQQMEDLLSASVA is encoded by the coding sequence ATGGTTTACAAAACAATTTTTACCTCTTATGAAACCGCATTGCCTCAGGTATTTCAGTATAGTGAAGGGCGCTACAATCGCAACCGAATTCACTCAGCGCTTGGCTATAAAACACCTCAGCAGATGGAGGATCTATTGTCTGCGTCAGTTGCGTAA
- a CDS encoding group II intron maturase-specific domain-containing protein, producing MEEKLFLKVNWEKTVVDEAWKVKFLGFSFYQCKGKMRIRIHPKSVAKMKAKIKKLTSRSNGMGNVDRAMKLRRYIMGWVNYFKIADVKKLLQTTDEWMRR from the coding sequence ATGGAGGAAAAGTTGTTTCTTAAGGTGAATTGGGAGAAGACAGTGGTGGATGAGGCATGGAAAGTGAAGTTTCTTGGATTCTCATTCTACCAATGCAAAGGAAAGATGAGAATCAGAATCCACCCGAAATCCGTTGCAAAGATGAAAGCCAAAATAAAAAAGCTTACATCAAGAAGTAATGGAATGGGAAATGTGGACAGAGCAATGAAGCTTCGTCGCTACATTATGGGATGGGTGAACTATTTCAAAATAGCGGACGTGAAGAAACTGCTTCAGACCACAGACGAATGGATGAGAAGGTGA
- a CDS encoding restriction endonuclease subunit S, translating into MNKKNKTFLVPKFRFPEFLNAGEWEEKAVSEVFKVTRGEVLSMTLVEDVQTIESPYPVFSSQTKNGGLAGYYSNYLYEDAITWTTDGANAGDVNYREGKFYCTNVCGVLINESGYANLCVAELINSVAKKYVSYVGNPKLMNGVMSNIVIPFPAVPEQQKIANCLSSLDDLIAAENKKLEALKAHKKGLLQKLYPQKGQNIPEWRFPRFRDAGEWEKKPLSSLCRVTQGGTPSTSVPEFWGGNIQWVTPAEMGKGYNKYITNTVRTLTDEGLSNCSSELLPVDSVIVSTRAPIGLLSINKKPMAINQGCHGLIPLLGYNTDFIFFSLEIKKSKLNDIGAGNTFKELSGSSLKAFPITVPELPEQQRIADCLSSIDDLIVVENEKLKALKAYKKGLLQGLFPTIEEVTE; encoded by the coding sequence ATGAATAAGAAAAATAAAACATTTCTAGTGCCGAAATTCAGATTTCCAGAGTTTCTTAATGCGGGGGAGTGGGAAGAGAAAGCAGTTAGTGAAGTTTTTAAGGTCACTCGCGGGGAAGTGCTCTCGATGACCTTGGTTGAAGATGTGCAAACAATTGAATCACCATATCCAGTATTTTCATCGCAAACTAAGAACGGTGGGCTAGCTGGATATTACTCTAATTATCTTTATGAAGATGCGATTACTTGGACAACTGACGGTGCAAATGCAGGGGATGTCAACTACCGAGAAGGGAAGTTCTATTGTACAAATGTTTGCGGTGTACTTATAAATGAGAGTGGGTACGCCAATCTATGCGTTGCCGAACTAATCAATAGTGTTGCAAAAAAATATGTATCATACGTCGGTAATCCAAAGCTTATGAATGGCGTGATGAGCAACATAGTGATTCCATTCCCAGCAGTACCAGAACAACAAAAAATCGCTAATTGTCTGTCCTCCCTTGATGACCTTATCGCTGCAGAAAATAAAAAACTTGAGGCTCTCAAAGCGCACAAAAAAGGCTTATTGCAGAAGTTATATCCACAAAAAGGACAAAATATTCCGGAATGGAGATTTCCTAGGTTTCGGGATGCGGGGGAGTGGGAAAAGAAGCCCCTTTCAAGTCTCTGTCGAGTAACCCAAGGTGGTACGCCAAGCACATCAGTGCCTGAATTTTGGGGCGGTAATATTCAGTGGGTTACACCTGCGGAAATGGGTAAGGGGTATAACAAATATATAACAAATACGGTTCGTACCCTTACAGATGAAGGGTTATCAAATTGTTCGTCAGAACTACTTCCTGTTGATTCTGTTATCGTATCAACGCGAGCACCGATTGGATTGTTGTCCATCAATAAAAAACCTATGGCAATCAATCAGGGGTGTCATGGTCTTATTCCACTACTAGGGTATAATACTGACTTTATCTTTTTTAGTCTCGAAATAAAGAAAAGCAAGCTAAATGATATTGGTGCGGGAAATACTTTTAAGGAGCTATCTGGGAGTTCACTTAAAGCTTTTCCGATAACTGTTCCAGAGCTACCAGAACAACAAAGAATTGCCGACTGTCTCTCATCCATCGATGACCTTATCGTTGTAGAAAATGAAAAACTTAAGGCTC